The genomic interval AACAGTTTTGATAATACTTCCTCTTTCGGGAAGAAGTTCTTCTTTAAAGTCTTCGGCTTTCCCATGCAATGTTACAATGGCTTTATATTTTGTAACTGCTTTTAGTTCAATATTACAAACATAGAAACCGTTAAATTCATGTTTCTCCTATCTCACTACTTCTCCTGTCATTAGATAACCTACTTTGTGAACATTTTTCAATACATCGTATGAGTTCATCTTTAGAGACAGTTTTTAATTCTGTTTTGTTAAGCACGGATTGATGCAGTTTAAACCAAAGCTTAAATTAACCATTATCCCTTATCTCTTTTCCAAACGGAGCAAAGCTGAGCGAAACTAGCTTAAAATGCTGCATAGCGAATGGAATTCCGATGATGGTGATCGCACAGATCAGGCCGAACAGCAAGTGAGTCAGGGCGATCCAGATGCCACCAATCAGTATCCAGATGATATTCATCATCAGAGAAAGACAGCCATCAGCCGCCTCAGCAGTCCGTACTTCCTTGCCAAAAGGCAATAAGGCGACAAAAGATAAGCGGATACACTGTAAGCCAAAAGGAATTCCAATGATGGTAAGGCAAAGCAGGATACCGCCTATAAAATACTCCAGAAAGAGAAATATGCCTCCTCCAAAGATGATCCAGAGAATATTACCAATTGTGCTCATGGATTCGATTGTTTCAGAAATAAGTAATGACGAATGAGAATCTGTCATTACTTATAAGATTGCTTAAAATATGCCGAGCTGGTTTACTTTTACGCCAGCATTCTCTTCTTTCATTTCAGGAGTGGCATGCACAATGATTTTTTCTATGTCCTTTTCTGGCTTTGAGGCAAGCATTTTCACACGCAATACCTTATAGTTAGAGAGTTTATTTCCCAGTGCTTTCCAGCCCCTTACTTCTGTAAGCATGTCCAGGTCATAAAACTGGGTTTCTTCCTTATCTTTGGCGCTCTTCTTAAACGTTACTTCAATTTGTGGCTGAGGATCAGTTGAAACTACCACTAATCTTGAACCTTTGCTTTCGCTGATAAAGGAGAATTTTTTATCTACACTGGTCGTTTCGATGCGGAAACGTTTTACAAAAAAGTTATTCTGCGTGCCATCATAATGAATCGCCGATACTACTGTAGCCGGGTCGAACTTCTCGAGCAGCATAAGTTCGTTGGGTTCATAGCGGTTGGTGAGTTCATAATTGGTGAGCTCGTACTGCCCGTCTTTGTAGATCACCAGAATATTCTCTTCGCCCTCGAAGTTGCCTAGTTTTCTGCCTCTTCCTTCCCGGTTGAGGCGGCCTATGGATTCATCGTACCAGATCGCAAGTCCGCCCATGGTAGAAGTGCCTTCTGATTTGAGGCTTACTTTACGGATCGGATGTTTAGTGAGAATATTTCCCTGGGCGCTCCGGCCTTTGATTTCAATTTCAGCAAAATTATAATCAAACGCCTTGATCTTCGCTTTGCTGGCAGCCGTTAGATTTATTGTTACGACTTCTGCTTCTGCATTCGGATTGGCAGTAAAATAGACCACTTTCGAGCCAGGGTTTCCTTTGGTGAGATCATATTCACGGTCGCGGGTGACAGCGGTTACCTGGAAACGTTTTACATAAGCAATGCCATCTTTCCCATCTACATAGATCAGGTTGTATACCTGCCGTTCGTCATTTTTCTTGAAAACGGCCGCATGAATAATATCTTTACCTACAAATACTTTATCCTGTACTTTTACCACTTTACAAACCCCATCCCGGCGGAAAATGATAATATCATCAATATCTGAACACTCCCCAATCAGTTCTACATTTTCATCTTTCTTGAGGGAAACGCCAATAAAGCCATCTTTCCGGTTGACATACAGTTTCTGGTTGGCAGCTGCTACGGCAGTGGCAGCAATGGTATTAAACTGGCGGATCTCCGTTTTGCGTTCACCACCTTTACAATACTTTTTGAGCAGTTCCTTAAAATAATTGATCGCATACCTGGTAAGATTGGCCAGATTATCTTCGGTCTCTTCGAGTTCGTCCTGAAGCCGTTTCATCAGTTCATCGGCCTTAAAACCATCGTACTTGGAAATACGCTTGATCTTAATTTCTGTCAGACGAACAATATCATCCGTTGTGATCGCCCGGTAAAACTGCTTTTTGTATTTGTCCAGTGCTTTGTCGATGGTGTCGAGTACGGCATCCCAGGTTTCGCATTCTTCAATTTTGCGGTAGATGCGGTTTTCAATAAATATCTTCTCCAGGGAGGAATAGAGTATCCTTTCCAGCAATTCCCCTTTTTTGATCTCGAGTTCCTGCCTGAGCAATTCTACCGTTTTCTGAGTAGAAAGCTTGAGCATATCATTTACACTCACAAAATGCGGCTTCTCCTCAATAATAACACAGGTATTAGGGGAGACAGATATTTCACAATCGGTAAAGGCATATAAGGCATCAATGGTAATGTCAGGTGATACATTGGGTGCCAGATGTACCTGGATTTCTACGTCTTTAGCTGTATTGTCCACTACCTTTTTTATCTTGATCTTTCCCGAATCATTGGCTTTTACAATAGACTCCATCAGGCCGGTTGTATTTACGCCATAGGGAACGTCTTTGATTACCAGTGTTTTTTTATCGAGTTCTTCGATGCGTGACCGGATTCTTAGCTTGCTTCCTCTGGCCCCTTCATTATAGTAGGTTACATCTACTAGTCCGCCGGTTTGAAAGTCGGGGTACAGGTTGATCTCTTTTCCTTTTAATACATCGATGGAAGCAGTAATGAGTTCGCAGAAGTTATGGGGCATGATCTTGGTAGAAAGCCCGACAGCGATTCCTTCTACGCCTTGTGCCAGCAGTAAAGGGAATTTTACCGGCAAGGTGATGGGTTCTTTCTTACGTCCATCGTAAGATAATTGCCAGGGAGTTGTGTCAGCGTTAAATACCACATCCAGAGCGAATTTAGATAGCCTGGCTTCGATGTACCGGCTCGCAGCTGCACCATCTCCGGTGTATATATTTCCCCAGTTTCCCTGTTTATCTATTAATAAATCTTTCTGACCCA from Rhodocytophaga rosea carries:
- a CDS encoding YccF domain-containing protein: MTDSHSSLLISETIESMSTIGNILWIIFGGGIFLFLEYFIGGILLCLTIIGIPFGLQCIRLSFVALLPFGKEVRTAEAADGCLSLMMNIIWILIGGIWIALTHLLFGLICAITIIGIPFAMQHFKLVSLSFAPFGKEIRDNG
- a CDS encoding DNA gyrase/topoisomerase IV subunit A, which translates into the protein MNENNNESLHEATAVSGMYENWFLDYASYVILERAVPAIEDGLKPVQRRILHAMKEMDDGRYNKVANIIGQTMQYHPHGDASIYEAIVNMGQKDLLIDKQGNWGNIYTGDGAAASRYIEARLSKFALDVVFNADTTPWQLSYDGRKKEPITLPVKFPLLLAQGVEGIAVGLSTKIMPHNFCELITASIDVLKGKEINLYPDFQTGGLVDVTYYNEGARGSKLRIRSRIEELDKKTLVIKDVPYGVNTTGLMESIVKANDSGKIKIKKVVDNTAKDVEIQVHLAPNVSPDITIDALYAFTDCEISVSPNTCVIIEEKPHFVSVNDMLKLSTQKTVELLRQELEIKKGELLERILYSSLEKIFIENRIYRKIEECETWDAVLDTIDKALDKYKKQFYRAITTDDIVRLTEIKIKRISKYDGFKADELMKRLQDELEETEDNLANLTRYAINYFKELLKKYCKGGERKTEIRQFNTIAATAVAAANQKLYVNRKDGFIGVSLKKDENVELIGECSDIDDIIIFRRDGVCKVVKVQDKVFVGKDIIHAAVFKKNDERQVYNLIYVDGKDGIAYVKRFQVTAVTRDREYDLTKGNPGSKVVYFTANPNAEAEVVTINLTAASKAKIKAFDYNFAEIEIKGRSAQGNILTKHPIRKVSLKSEGTSTMGGLAIWYDESIGRLNREGRGRKLGNFEGEENILVIYKDGQYELTNYELTNRYEPNELMLLEKFDPATVVSAIHYDGTQNNFFVKRFRIETTSVDKKFSFISESKGSRLVVVSTDPQPQIEVTFKKSAKDKEETQFYDLDMLTEVRGWKALGNKLSNYKVLRVKMLASKPEKDIEKIIVHATPEMKEENAGVKVNQLGIF